Proteins from a single region of Butyrivibrio fibrisolvens:
- the pknB gene encoding Stk1 family PASTA domain-containing Ser/Thr kinase, translated as MIRIGMIIGDRYEIQEKIGTGGMSDVYRALDHKLNRPVAVKVLKQEFSENQNFVQKFRSEAQAAAGLMHPNIVNVYDVGNDKGVYYFVMELVDGITLKKYIEKKSRLTVKEAVSIGIQVAMGLDAAHKNNIVHRDIKPQNIMISKDGKVKVTDFGIAKAASSNTITSNVMGSVHYTSPEQARGGFSDAKSDIYSLGVTLFEMVTGRVPFNGDTTVAIAIKHIQEQFPSPATYAPDLPVSVEKIILKCCQKSPDRRYQNATELIKDLKRSLITPDEDFVVLVDPDEEGATRIASDEEQNMIRGGNAQGGKTGEMRLNDTGVIDPPEQDKRPRNSYNNRDAQNGPAPQRPQNDKNYRDEYDEGDYVYDRSYRSGNKRRKDVRPDDNLDKIMIIMAVIAVALVFIILIFIVGGHLGLFGGSDSDNPSAVSSQEMSGSDASGIIVPDVVGMSYIEAKTTLQEKGFKVEKVDDNTSAEAKNVVVAQSPDKDTRQASGSTITITVSTGAHMSASDASTTGESTKEVEMPNLIGMDEASARLTLVELGFSNSNVNVVTVNNNDTSLIDKVINQNPAKGTKVSTDAVINLEVSVGPAATAAYVFVGNIDAPTENSYYTSGVTVNITITAADGTLLYSSATSSFPVSVVQNQNQAYTKSSTATLEMSFVVNTESGAVTQSVTRTVSLTQMQ; from the coding sequence ATGATTAGAATCGGGATGATCATCGGCGACCGCTATGAGATCCAGGAAAAGATCGGAACTGGCGGAATGTCCGATGTATATAGAGCGCTTGATCATAAATTAAACCGTCCTGTTGCAGTTAAAGTACTGAAGCAGGAATTTTCAGAAAATCAGAATTTTGTACAGAAGTTTCGTTCTGAAGCTCAGGCTGCGGCCGGGCTGATGCATCCAAATATAGTTAATGTCTACGATGTAGGCAATGATAAGGGAGTCTACTATTTCGTAATGGAGCTTGTAGACGGAATAACCCTTAAGAAGTATATAGAAAAGAAATCAAGACTTACAGTCAAAGAGGCTGTGAGTATAGGAATACAGGTTGCGATGGGACTTGATGCTGCTCACAAGAACAACATCGTTCATCGTGATATCAAGCCGCAGAATATCATGATCAGTAAAGACGGTAAGGTTAAGGTTACTGATTTTGGTATTGCAAAGGCTGCTTCCAGTAACACAATTACATCCAATGTTATGGGATCGGTTCATTACACTTCACCTGAACAGGCCAGAGGTGGTTTTTCTGATGCCAAGAGTGATATCTATTCACTGGGTGTAACTTTATTCGAGATGGTTACAGGACGTGTTCCTTTTAATGGCGATACAACTGTTGCTATTGCCATTAAGCATATTCAGGAACAGTTCCCTTCTCCGGCTACATATGCCCCAGACCTTCCAGTCAGCGTTGAGAAGATTATTCTTAAGTGCTGCCAGAAGTCTCCGGATCGTCGCTATCAGAATGCAACAGAGCTGATCAAAGATCTGAAGAGATCTCTCATCACACCTGATGAAGATTTCGTTGTTCTTGTTGATCCTGATGAAGAGGGAGCTACAAGAATAGCTTCTGATGAAGAGCAGAATATGATAAGGGGCGGTAATGCTCAGGGCGGTAAGACAGGTGAGATGCGTCTTAACGATACAGGCGTGATCGATCCTCCTGAACAGGATAAGAGACCCAGAAATAGTTATAACAACAGAGATGCCCAGAATGGACCGGCGCCGCAGCGTCCTCAGAATGATAAGAACTATCGTGATGAGTACGATGAGGGTGACTATGTTTATGACAGATCCTACAGATCAGGAAATAAGAGACGCAAGGATGTAAGACCAGATGATAACCTTGATAAGATCATGATCATCATGGCGGTAATAGCTGTAGCTCTTGTATTTATCATCCTGATATTTATAGTAGGCGGCCATCTTGGACTTTTTGGAGGTTCTGATTCTGATAATCCATCTGCAGTATCATCTCAGGAGATGTCAGGTTCAGATGCATCAGGAATAATAGTTCCCGATGTTGTCGGAATGTCCTATATTGAAGCTAAGACAACTCTTCAGGAGAAGGGTTTTAAAGTTGAAAAAGTCGACGATAACACAAGTGCTGAAGCTAAAAACGTAGTTGTAGCACAGTCACCTGACAAGGATACAAGACAGGCAAGCGGCTCAACAATTACCATCACAGTAAGTACCGGCGCACATATGAGCGCTTCAGATGCTTCTACAACAGGCGAGAGCACTAAAGAAGTAGAGATGCCTAATCTTATAGGCATGGATGAAGCTTCAGCAAGACTTACACTTGTAGAACTTGGCTTTTCAAACAGTAATGTTAATGTTGTGACTGTTAATAACAATGATACTTCACTTATTGATAAGGTTATTAACCAGAATCCTGCCAAGGGAACAAAGGTTTCTACAGATGCAGTCATCAACCTTGAGGTTTCTGTAGGCCCGGCTGCAACAGCAGCGTATGTATTTGTTGGTAATATAGATGCTCCGACTGAGAACTCATATTATACAAGCGGTGTTACAGTTAACATTACGATCACTGCTGCAGACGGAACACTTTTATATAGTTCAGCAACAAGTTCATTCCCTGTTTCTGTAGTACAGAATCAGAATCAGGCATATACGAAATCATCAACAGCAACTCTGGAGATGAGTTTTGTAGTAAATACAGAATCAGGAGCGGTGACACAGTCAGTTACAAGAACAGTTTCACTAACTCAGATGCAATAA
- the rsgA gene encoding ribosome small subunit-dependent GTPase A, whose amino-acid sequence MQGKIIKGIAGFYYIDTPSGKLYECRAKGIFRQQKIKPLVGDDVIMDVVSEDDATGNVSEVLPRKNELIRPPVANVDQALIIFAIVHPNPSYNLLDRFLIMMKQQNLPVVICFNKQDIAGEEEQRELEETYEKCGYKVLFISVANGNGIDELKSLLKGKTTVLAGPSGVGKSSLINLLHPKAQMETGELSRKIERGKNTTRHSELFHVEGLGPDTYIMDTPGFTSLYLKDVTIRDLPLYYPEFEMYEPECRFGGCSHITEPDCGVKKAVMEGHISHIRYENYKVLYEDLKNAKPVYGKKEGRKPM is encoded by the coding sequence ATGCAGGGTAAGATAATTAAAGGAATAGCAGGTTTTTATTATATTGATACGCCATCCGGCAAACTATACGAATGCAGAGCCAAGGGAATCTTCAGGCAGCAGAAGATAAAGCCCCTTGTAGGCGATGATGTTATTATGGATGTCGTATCAGAAGATGATGCTACCGGCAATGTATCTGAAGTCCTGCCACGCAAGAATGAGCTTATAAGACCGCCTGTAGCCAACGTAGACCAGGCTCTTATCATATTTGCAATAGTTCATCCAAATCCGTCTTACAACCTTCTGGACAGATTCCTTATCATGATGAAGCAGCAAAACCTCCCTGTTGTCATATGCTTTAATAAGCAGGACATAGCAGGCGAAGAAGAGCAGAGAGAGCTTGAAGAAACCTACGAAAAGTGTGGATATAAGGTTCTTTTCATAAGTGTTGCCAATGGAAATGGAATAGATGAACTGAAGAGTCTTTTGAAAGGTAAGACAACAGTACTTGCAGGCCCAAGTGGAGTAGGTAAGTCATCTCTTATTAACCTTTTGCATCCTAAGGCTCAGATGGAGACAGGCGAGCTCTCAAGGAAGATAGAACGTGGTAAGAATACCACAAGGCATTCCGAACTCTTTCATGTCGAAGGACTTGGACCAGATACCTATATCATGGATACTCCGGGATTTACATCCCTTTATCTTAAAGATGTCACAATAAGAGACCTTCCTTTGTATTATCCGGAATTCGAGATGTATGAACCCGAATGCAGATTCGGCGGATGCTCTCACATTACGGAACCTGACTGCGGTGTCAAAAAGGCGGTTATGGAAGGCCATATATCACATATCAGATACGAGAACTATAAAGTTCTTTATGAAGATCTTAAAAATGCCAAACCCGTTTATGGCAAAAAAGAAGGAAGAAAACCTATGTAA
- a CDS encoding zinc metallopeptidase → MRYYYFDWTYLLVIAGALLSLIASYNVKASYKKYARIASMRGMTGAEVAMRILEANNVRNVQVRHVSGELTDHYDPRTQTVNLSDSVYGSTSVAALGVAAHECGHVMQHETGYTPIKIRTALVPAANIGSRFGIYIVILGLILAFEPLTTIGIWVFSLAVLFQIVTLPVEFDASRRALAMLEGYGMLGQEEVGGARKVLTAAALTYVAAAASSVMQLARLIILRNRRR, encoded by the coding sequence ATGAGATACTATTATTTTGACTGGACATATCTTCTTGTGATCGCAGGAGCACTTCTTAGTTTGATCGCAAGTTACAATGTAAAGGCATCATATAAAAAATATGCAAGGATTGCCAGCATGCGCGGCATGACAGGTGCAGAAGTTGCAATGCGTATACTTGAAGCTAACAACGTAAGAAATGTACAGGTAAGGCACGTAAGCGGCGAACTTACTGATCATTATGATCCCAGAACACAGACAGTCAATCTGTCAGATTCTGTATACGGATCAACATCTGTTGCTGCTCTTGGCGTAGCTGCACATGAATGCGGACACGTAATGCAGCATGAGACAGGATACACTCCTATCAAGATCCGTACAGCACTTGTCCCTGCTGCTAATATCGGTTCAAGATTTGGAATCTATATTGTAATTCTTGGACTTATACTTGCTTTCGAGCCACTCACAACTATCGGAATCTGGGTATTTTCACTTGCAGTTTTATTCCAGATAGTAACCCTTCCTGTTGAGTTTGATGCATCAAGAAGAGCACTCGCTATGCTTGAAGGTTATGGAATGCTTGGCCAGGAAGAAGTTGGCGGCGCAAGAAAAGTCCTTACAGCTGCAGCTCTTACCTATGTTGCGGCAGCTGCATCATCAGTAATGCAGCTTGCAAGGCTTATTATACTTAGGAACAGAAGAAGATAA
- the rlmN gene encoding 23S rRNA (adenine(2503)-C(2))-methyltransferase RlmN, translating to MSNEIISDNTTINALPDIKSMPLPELTEAVVSLGEPKFRAKQLYEWMHKKMAGSYDEMTNIPKSLKEKLSNAYSFTSLQVVDVQESKLDETKKFLFGLSDGNVIESVFMKYKFGCSVCISSQVGCRMGCRFCASTIDGVVRSLLPGEMLDQIYAISRITGQKISHVVVMGSGEPLDNYDNLLKFIRMLTGEEGMNMSQRNLTVSTCGLVPKIRELAGEHFSINLALSLHASNQEKRQKLMPIANKYELSEVIDACKFYFDETGRQLTFEYSLVAGVNDTAEDAAELVDLLKGLNAIVNLIPVNPIKERNFAAPTRENALAFKNKLEKSGINVTIRREMGRDIDGACGQLRRRHLNEK from the coding sequence ATGTCAAATGAAATCATTTCTGATAATACAACAATAAATGCACTCCCGGACATCAAGTCCATGCCGCTTCCTGAACTTACAGAAGCGGTAGTATCTCTTGGCGAGCCCAAATTCCGTGCCAAGCAGCTCTACGAGTGGATGCACAAGAAGATGGCAGGAAGCTATGATGAGATGACCAATATTCCTAAGTCTCTTAAAGAGAAGCTTTCAAATGCCTACTCTTTTACTTCTCTTCAGGTAGTAGATGTTCAGGAATCAAAGCTTGATGAGACCAAGAAGTTCCTCTTTGGCCTTTCTGACGGCAATGTCATCGAAAGTGTATTTATGAAATACAAGTTCGGATGTAGTGTTTGTATCTCATCACAGGTTGGATGCCGCATGGGATGCAGATTTTGTGCTTCTACAATAGACGGCGTCGTAAGATCTCTTTTGCCGGGAGAGATGCTTGATCAGATCTATGCTATTTCAAGGATCACAGGACAGAAGATATCTCACGTAGTAGTCATGGGTTCAGGAGAACCTCTTGATAATTACGATAACCTGTTAAAATTCATCCGCATGCTTACGGGTGAAGAAGGCATGAACATGAGTCAGAGAAATCTGACCGTTTCTACCTGCGGACTTGTTCCAAAGATCAGAGAACTTGCAGGAGAGCACTTTTCTATCAATCTTGCATTATCTTTACATGCCTCCAATCAGGAAAAGAGACAAAAGCTTATGCCTATAGCCAATAAGTATGAGCTTTCAGAAGTTATAGACGCTTGTAAGTTTTATTTTGATGAGACAGGAAGACAGCTTACATTTGAATATTCGCTTGTTGCAGGTGTTAATGATACCGCAGAAGATGCAGCAGAACTTGTTGATCTTTTGAAGGGCCTTAATGCAATAGTAAATCTTATCCCTGTAAACCCGATCAAAGAGCGCAACTTTGCGGCTCCGACTCGTGAGAATGCCCTCGCTTTTAAAAATAAACTTGAAAAAAGCGGAATAAATGTTACTATAAGAAGGGAAATGGGCAGGGATATTGACGGTGCATGCGGACAACTTCGCAGACGACACCTGAATGAAAAATAA
- a CDS encoding Stp1/IreP family PP2C-type Ser/Thr phosphatase, translated as MKSFSITDIGKERELNQDYVFESHERIGNLSNLFIVADGMGGHNAGDYASRFSVNKIVEGIESSFEQSPIKILNQAIQNANSLLRRVAEDDIRMKGMGTTLVAATIMGHFLQVANIGDSRLYIINGDSIRQITRDHSLVEEMVRMGGIDREAARNHIDKNIITRAVGATDKLDIDFFQEELNVGDTILMCSDGLTNMLSDEEIRKIVNKQGEIEDKARILVKTANENGGKDNISVILIEISEEDR; from the coding sequence ATCAAATCGTTTTCCATTACTGACATTGGAAAAGAGCGCGAGCTGAACCAGGATTATGTTTTTGAATCCCATGAGAGAATTGGAAATCTGTCCAATCTTTTTATTGTTGCGGACGGAATGGGAGGACATAATGCAGGAGACTATGCGTCACGTTTCAGTGTGAATAAAATAGTCGAAGGCATAGAAAGCTCTTTTGAGCAGAGTCCTATAAAGATCCTGAATCAGGCAATTCAGAATGCCAATTCGCTTCTTCGCCGTGTCGCAGAAGACGATATACGCATGAAGGGGATGGGGACAACCCTTGTTGCAGCAACAATTATGGGGCATTTTCTGCAGGTCGCTAATATTGGCGATAGCAGATTATACATCATAAATGGCGATAGTATCAGGCAGATCACCAGAGATCATTCTCTTGTTGAGGAGATGGTCAGAATGGGTGGTATTGACAGAGAAGCTGCGCGCAATCACATTGACAAGAACATAATAACCAGAGCTGTAGGTGCTACAGACAAACTGGATATCGACTTTTTCCAGGAAGAGCTTAATGTTGGCGATACGATCCTGATGTGTTCAGATGGTCTTACGAACATGTTAAGTGATGAAGAGATTAGGAAGATTGTCAATAAGCAGGGTGAGATAGAGGATAAAGCCCGAATACTTGTAAAGACTGCCAATGAGAATGGTGGTAAAGACAACATTTCAGTTATCCTTATTGAAATCTCGGAGGAAGACAGATGA
- a CDS encoding transcription antitermination factor NusB, whose product MISEREIALDIIMETDKGDASHSLIRDVLEKYDYLEPRQKAFIKKLAQGSMERRITLDYITDQFASVKTSKQKPLIRSLLRMSVYQIFYMDQVPDSAAINEAVNLAGKRGFKNLKGFVNGVLRNISREKDKITFPLPSKTDKKSQIHSLSVIYSMPEFVCELFVSNYGYEKAEEILKSFLNTRPVTIRMDERFSEDEIKELVRSMKEESGENFEIKPHNLLPYAYELTHTDNIQYLPGFDEGRWMVQDVSSMLVSEAAGLKKGDVVVDVCSAPGGKALHAAAKLAAFEKFGSSLENNDSYGQKDGRDIAISINTDNNKLPHVYSRDLTAFKTRVIEENIDRMGLEDIVTVEVRDAREHDVSLENKADVLYCDLPCSGLGIIGRKADIKYGVSKKSLKSLTDLQKEILGSVWNYVKPGGIMMYSTCTINPYENEKMVEYICENLPFERVDIIESMPEALRGEESLSKGYLQLLPGVYGTDGFFLAKLRRVTT is encoded by the coding sequence ATGATAAGCGAAAGAGAAATAGCACTGGATATAATTATGGAGACAGATAAGGGAGATGCATCGCACTCCCTTATTCGTGATGTATTGGAAAAATACGATTATCTTGAGCCAAGGCAGAAAGCTTTTATCAAAAAGCTTGCCCAGGGAAGCATGGAACGCCGTATTACCCTTGATTACATTACAGATCAGTTTGCAAGTGTCAAAACTTCTAAGCAAAAGCCCCTTATAAGAAGCCTTCTTAGAATGAGCGTGTACCAGATCTTCTATATGGATCAGGTTCCTGATAGCGCTGCGATCAACGAGGCTGTTAATCTTGCAGGCAAAAGAGGCTTTAAAAACCTCAAGGGATTTGTAAACGGAGTACTTCGTAATATCTCCAGAGAAAAAGATAAGATAACATTCCCTCTTCCATCAAAGACTGATAAGAAGAGTCAGATTCACAGCCTTTCAGTTATTTATTCTATGCCTGAGTTTGTCTGTGAGCTTTTTGTTTCTAATTATGGATATGAGAAGGCAGAAGAAATTCTTAAATCATTTTTAAATACTCGTCCAGTTACTATCAGAATGGATGAGAGATTTTCTGAGGATGAGATCAAAGAACTGGTTCGGTCAATGAAAGAAGAATCAGGAGAAAACTTCGAGATTAAGCCTCATAACCTCCTTCCATATGCCTACGAACTTACCCATACTGATAACATTCAGTATCTTCCCGGATTCGACGAAGGAAGATGGATGGTTCAGGATGTCAGCTCAATGCTAGTAAGTGAGGCAGCAGGACTTAAAAAAGGAGACGTTGTTGTAGATGTATGCAGCGCTCCGGGGGGTAAGGCACTTCATGCAGCAGCTAAACTTGCGGCATTTGAGAAGTTTGGAAGTAGTCTTGAAAACAATGACTCATACGGTCAGAAAGATGGACGAGATATTGCAATATCCATAAATACTGATAACAATAAACTACCACATGTTTATTCCCGCGATCTGACAGCGTTTAAGACAAGGGTTATTGAAGAAAACATAGACAGAATGGGCCTTGAAGACATTGTAACAGTTGAAGTCCGCGATGCAAGAGAACATGATGTATCACTTGAAAATAAAGCCGATGTTCTGTACTGCGATCTTCCATGTTCAGGTCTTGGAATTATTGGAAGAAAGGCCGATATAAAGTACGGCGTATCTAAAAAGTCATTAAAATCGCTGACAGATCTTCAAAAAGAGATTCTTGGAAGCGTATGGAACTATGTAAAACCGGGCGGAATCATGATGTATTCAACCTGTACCATCAATCCATATGAGAATGAGAAGATGGTAGAGTATATATGCGAGAACCTGCCTTTTGAAAGAGTAGATATTATTGAAAGTATGCCGGAAGCACTTAGAGGTGAAGAGAGCCTTTCAAAGGGATATTTGCAACTTCTCCCAGGTGTATACGGTACTGATGGATTCTTCCTGGCGAAGTTAAGGAGAGTTACTACATAA
- a CDS encoding HAMP domain-containing sensor histidine kinase: MIKRLRKRFILTMIAISAVLLGILFISIPVLEFNLARSNASTALNVILDKPEEILSPRDNPSSLTYSAFYVNRVGTITRYFSMEYNRTQLENIYREIRQDHYGENDMLLEKSHLYYNYTEKANGTWYAISDSTEDELYAYSLFKTCIILYAVSMAVVTLLTIYLSRWIVKPIEFAWNRQKQFIADASHELKTPLTVILTNAELLNKETTKTDTQKKYISNILTESSQMKTLIMHLLDLARIDRGIPKENFVTVDLSSLVTDESLVMEVELYERGHLLETAVDENLYVKGDMSKLREVVDILLDNAGKYAHDGSNIEIKLSKQNPATVLLSVSNKGDALTDRELKAIFTRFYRTDSSRSHNGSYGLGLSIARQIITQHGGDIWAESDADVITFKVKLPLLICHK, from the coding sequence ATGATCAAACGACTTAGAAAAAGATTCATTCTGACAATGATAGCCATTTCGGCAGTTTTACTTGGAATCCTTTTTATCAGTATTCCTGTTTTGGAATTTAATCTGGCAAGAAGTAATGCATCAACTGCCCTTAATGTTATTTTGGATAAACCGGAAGAGATCCTTTCTCCCAGGGATAATCCTTCTTCGCTTACCTATTCTGCTTTTTATGTAAACCGTGTTGGTACTATCACCAGATATTTCAGTATGGAGTACAACAGGACTCAGCTTGAAAATATATATCGCGAGATTCGTCAGGATCACTATGGCGAAAATGATATGCTGCTTGAAAAATCGCATCTGTACTACAACTACACGGAGAAGGCTAATGGAACATGGTATGCGATATCAGATTCTACAGAAGATGAGCTATATGCTTACTCTCTTTTCAAGACTTGTATTATCCTGTACGCCGTGTCCATGGCTGTTGTAACCTTACTGACTATCTATCTTTCCAGATGGATCGTTAAGCCGATAGAGTTTGCATGGAACAGGCAAAAGCAGTTTATCGCAGACGCTTCACATGAGCTTAAGACTCCGCTTACAGTCATACTTACAAATGCAGAGCTTTTGAATAAAGAAACCACTAAAACTGATACACAGAAAAAGTATATTTCTAATATACTAACGGAATCTTCACAGATGAAGACTCTGATAATGCATCTTCTGGATCTTGCTCGTATTGACAGAGGTATACCAAAAGAAAACTTTGTAACTGTTGATCTGTCCAGCCTCGTAACTGATGAATCTCTTGTTATGGAGGTTGAACTTTATGAAAGAGGGCATTTGCTTGAAACAGCTGTGGACGAAAATCTTTACGTCAAAGGCGATATGAGTAAGCTTCGTGAAGTTGTAGATATCCTTTTAGATAATGCCGGCAAATATGCACACGACGGCTCAAATATCGAGATAAAGCTGTCAAAGCAAAATCCTGCTACTGTTCTTTTATCTGTATCAAATAAGGGAGATGCGCTCACTGACAGGGAGCTGAAAGCTATTTTTACAAGATTCTACAGAACTGACTCATCCAGATCTCATAATGGAAGTTATGGTCTGGGGCTTTCTATAGCCAGGCAGATCATAACCCAGCACGGCGGTGATATATGGGCAGAAAGTGATGCGGATGTAATTACTTTTAAAGTCAAGCTTCCTTTACTCATCTGTCATAAGTAA